A genome region from Chengkuizengella sp. SCS-71B includes the following:
- a CDS encoding YeiH family protein → MIENVLKKSVYFNVKPFLYWISGVMFTFIIALLSFQITKIPGFNYIGPLASAIIISIFYRQIFGYPEKIKSGVIFSAKILLRLTIILYGLKLNIDIIFNQGLGLVGFGIISIVFSIVLTILIAKWLKADLNLSLLVGVGTGVCGAAAIAAVSPILKSKEEDTAISIGIIALVGTIFSIIYALFIPVLQLTPDQFGIWAGISLHELANVATATAPAGEDVLAIALLAKLGRVFLLVPLCFILIFWKRKKQSGESEGTKIHFPWFLVGFIAMSLVGSYMMGSVILIPDEVLSKISFFTTFLLTMAMAGLGLNVNLKALRSKAIHPFIAMLITSILLSLLTFFIV, encoded by the coding sequence ATGATAGAAAACGTTTTAAAAAAATCAGTCTATTTTAATGTTAAACCATTTTTATACTGGATTAGTGGAGTCATGTTTACTTTCATCATTGCACTTTTGAGTTTTCAAATAACTAAAATTCCAGGTTTTAATTACATTGGTCCATTAGCATCTGCCATTATCATTTCCATATTTTATCGGCAAATCTTTGGTTATCCTGAAAAAATAAAATCAGGGGTGATTTTTTCAGCAAAGATACTATTACGTCTTACCATTATTCTATATGGATTAAAGTTAAATATTGATATTATATTCAATCAAGGGTTAGGTTTAGTTGGTTTCGGAATTATATCCATTGTTTTTTCAATCGTATTGACCATCCTCATTGCTAAATGGTTAAAAGCTGATTTAAACTTATCGTTGTTAGTTGGTGTAGGAACCGGGGTTTGTGGTGCTGCAGCGATTGCCGCCGTCTCTCCTATTTTAAAATCTAAAGAAGAAGATACCGCAATCAGTATAGGAATCATTGCTTTAGTTGGTACAATATTTTCTATCATTTATGCGTTATTTATCCCAGTTTTACAACTCACACCAGATCAATTTGGGATTTGGGCGGGAATTAGTTTACATGAATTAGCAAATGTTGCTACAGCTACTGCGCCTGCTGGCGAGGATGTGTTAGCCATTGCATTACTGGCTAAGCTAGGACGTGTATTTTTACTTGTTCCTTTATGTTTTATTCTAATTTTCTGGAAAAGAAAAAAACAATCGGGAGAATCAGAAGGCACGAAAATTCATTTCCCATGGTTCCTAGTAGGCTTTATTGCAATGAGTCTAGTTGGAAGTTATATGATGGGTAGCGTCATTTTAATTCCAGATGAGGTCTTAAGTAAAATATCGTTCTTTACAACCTTTTTATTAACGATGGCAATGGCAGGTTTAGGTTTAAATGTAAACCTAAAAGCACTCCGTTCAAAAGCTATACATCCATTCATTGCGATGCTCATCACTTCTATTCTATTATCTCTTCTAACATTCTTCATCGTTTAA
- a CDS encoding GrpB family protein: MLGLPKGEVFLIPWTDQWDREFLSEKERIAKVIGQHILAVYHIGSTSVKNLSAKPIIDIAIEIKNFEDGEKCITPLETLGYSYKGTNILPDRYYYNKGEPRTHQIHMYQSGNKYLLEQLSFRDFLRNNATARIEYEQLKLKLVKANYSNKHKYAEEKTYFVKSTLKKIQK, encoded by the coding sequence ATGCTTGGATTACCAAAAGGAGAGGTTTTTTTAATTCCTTGGACAGATCAATGGGATCGGGAGTTTTTATCAGAAAAAGAGAGAATAGCAAAAGTAATTGGACAGCATATTTTAGCTGTCTACCATATTGGAAGTACTTCAGTGAAAAATTTAAGTGCTAAGCCCATTATAGATATTGCTATTGAAATTAAAAACTTTGAGGATGGAGAGAAGTGTATTACTCCACTAGAAACACTAGGTTATTCTTACAAGGGAACGAATATATTACCAGATAGATATTACTATAATAAAGGTGAGCCAAGAACACACCAAATTCATATGTACCAAAGTGGAAATAAATATTTGCTTGAACAGTTGTCGTTTAGAGATTTTTTAAGAAATAATGCTACAGCAAGAATTGAATACGAACAACTTAAACTGAAGTTAGTAAAAGCAAATTATAGTAATAAACATAAATATGCAGAGGAAAAAACTTATTTTGTTAAATCTACTCTTAAGAAAATACAAAAATAA
- a CDS encoding LysR family transcriptional regulator: protein MDHHLLVFTTVVEKENFSRAAEELHMTQPAVSQYIQALEQQVGTRLLERSNKFVRLNMAGEIVYHHAKEILGHYTRMQYLIDDLMNKASGDLFIGASYSFGEYVLPQMISNMIEDYPLIKPSITIRNSKRIVNLVIKNELEIGIVEGEFNHQSLNIEPFAEDLMYVAVSANHPFVSQKNITREELESETWIIREEGSGTREAADKMFKTFQLNPQNKMEFGSTQIIKESVESGIGISLLSKWTIQRELSSGTLHVIEYEGLPVTRKFSIVTKTVPFQTKAMEIFLKILREKCK, encoded by the coding sequence ATGGATCATCATTTACTTGTTTTTACTACAGTAGTAGAGAAAGAAAATTTTTCACGTGCAGCTGAAGAATTACATATGACTCAACCTGCTGTTAGTCAATACATTCAAGCACTTGAGCAGCAGGTGGGGACAAGATTGTTAGAGAGGAGCAATAAGTTTGTTCGATTAAATATGGCAGGTGAAATAGTATATCATCATGCGAAAGAAATACTAGGTCATTACACACGGATGCAATATTTAATAGATGATTTAATGAATAAGGCAAGCGGAGATTTATTTATTGGTGCAAGTTATTCTTTTGGTGAATATGTATTACCTCAAATGATTTCAAATATGATAGAGGATTATCCACTTATCAAACCTTCGATAACGATAAGAAATTCAAAAAGAATTGTAAATCTAGTTATCAAAAATGAATTAGAAATTGGGATCGTAGAAGGTGAATTCAATCATCAAAGTTTAAATATCGAACCATTTGCAGAAGACTTAATGTATGTAGCGGTGTCTGCAAATCATCCATTTGTAAGTCAAAAAAACATAACAAGAGAAGAGCTAGAATCTGAAACATGGATCATAAGAGAGGAAGGTTCTGGTACGAGAGAAGCAGCAGATAAAATGTTTAAAACCTTTCAACTAAATCCTCAAAATAAAATGGAGTTTGGAAGCACACAAATTATAAAGGAATCAGTAGAATCAGGAATTGGCATTTCCTTGCTTTCAAAATGGACAATCCAAAGGGAATTATCTTCCGGTACATTACATGTAATAGAGTATGAAGGTTTGCCAGTTACAAGGAAGTTTTCTATTGTGACTAAGACTGTCCCTTTTCAAACAAAAGCGATGGAAATATTTTTGAAAATATTACGTGAAAAATGTAAATAG
- a CDS encoding 1,4-dihydroxy-6-naphthoate synthase, whose translation MNIYFSPCPNDTFIFHAWVHGLIPNAPKLDVTYADIDITNKIVLSNDNKPDILKISYAALPWALSEYALLPCGGALGRGCGPLLLTNKKENAKDPTSLSGKRVAVPSEKSTAYLLFRLWAAGHVHGGVGEIIVMPFHEIMPAVRDGKVDAGLVIHEARFTYPSYGLSMMVDLGNWWESDTDLPIPLGAIIAHKSLDLEAITSWIRASVQYAWKHPESSKDYVMEHAQEMSQEVAKAHINLYVNEFSDNLGDKGYEAIYTLLNRAAEQELVPKINLNQLK comes from the coding sequence TTGAACATCTATTTTTCACCTTGTCCTAATGATACATTTATATTCCATGCATGGGTACACGGTCTCATCCCTAATGCACCTAAACTTGATGTTACCTATGCGGATATTGACATCACCAACAAAATTGTTCTCTCCAATGATAATAAACCTGATATATTAAAAATATCTTATGCAGCTCTACCATGGGCTCTTTCAGAGTATGCGCTTTTGCCATGTGGTGGTGCACTAGGAAGAGGTTGCGGACCTCTGCTTCTTACCAACAAAAAGGAAAATGCAAAGGATCCCACTTCCTTATCTGGTAAGCGCGTAGCTGTTCCGAGTGAAAAGTCAACAGCGTATTTATTATTTAGACTATGGGCTGCCGGGCACGTACATGGTGGAGTAGGTGAAATTATCGTCATGCCTTTTCATGAAATTATGCCAGCTGTTCGCGATGGAAAAGTAGATGCTGGTTTAGTGATTCATGAAGCACGTTTTACTTATCCATCCTATGGTTTATCAATGATGGTCGATTTAGGAAACTGGTGGGAATCAGACACAGATCTACCTATTCCACTCGGAGCTATCATTGCACATAAATCTCTGGATCTTGAGGCTATAACTTCTTGGATTCGTGCTTCTGTGCAATATGCTTGGAAACATCCAGAATCTTCAAAAGATTATGTTATGGAACACGCTCAGGAAATGTCTCAAGAAGTTGCTAAAGCTCATATAAATCTATATGTTAATGAATTCAGTGACAATCTAGGGGATAAAGGATATGAAGCGATTTATACTTTACTTAACAGAGCCGCAGAACAAGAATTAGTTCCTAAAATAAATTTAAATCAGTTAAAATAA